One region of Syntrophobacter fumaroxidans MPOB genomic DNA includes:
- a CDS encoding GAF domain-containing protein codes for MAPLQKTYFDSFRKVVKAINSTLDLQEVMDLMVKSLVEVMGVKAAAIRLLNPKKRTLELLASHGLSDKYIRKGPLDASRSIAEAMQGKVVVLSDARRDPRAQYQSQASEEGIATIVSVPLNLKGRIIGVLRLYTGSPKEFSEEELDFAQSLAEMGAIAIENARMYERIKKDYESIINETHSIGMIKSMFRKEEE; via the coding sequence ATGGCACCGCTTCAGAAAACCTACTTCGATTCGTTTCGGAAGGTCGTGAAGGCGATCAATTCCACCCTGGATCTGCAGGAGGTGATGGACCTGATGGTCAAGAGCCTGGTCGAGGTCATGGGCGTGAAAGCGGCGGCGATCCGTCTGCTGAACCCCAAGAAACGGACGCTCGAGTTACTCGCTTCTCACGGGCTGAGCGACAAGTACATCCGCAAGGGCCCTTTGGACGCATCCCGCAGTATCGCGGAAGCCATGCAGGGGAAAGTGGTCGTCCTCAGCGACGCGCGCAGGGACCCCAGGGCACAGTACCAGAGCCAGGCGAGCGAAGAAGGGATTGCCACCATCGTGTCCGTTCCGCTCAACCTCAAGGGAAGGATCATCGGAGTACTGCGCCTCTACACGGGCAGCCCGAAAGAGTTTTCGGAAGAGGAGCTCGATTTCGCCCAGTCCCTGGCGGAAATGGGGGCGATCGCCATCGAGAACGCCAGAATGTATGAGAGAATCAAGAAGGACTACGAGAGCATCATCAACGAGACCCACAGCATCGGAATGATCAAGAGCATGTTCCGCAAGGAAGAGGAATAG
- a CDS encoding type 1 glutamine amidotransferase domain-containing protein yields the protein MSKSILIVLSEWGFWGEELVGPLEQFDRAGYRSVFCTPTGRRAHALPPSMDPEFEDPPLGKSVTSRETAEKVKAVEDASNPRLDNPRNLSAIFPERPYWSDREEIRYMDESGELETVKSPLRKWERYYSLRAKAQRETADEFDALLIVGGSGPMIDLVNNYRVHDLILGFLEQDKPIAAECYGVACLAQARNFDDSRSIIWGKHVTGHAKEYDYKDNTGVLDPETGRILTRASGNWVNLGPPFYTLEYMLRDAVGPDGQFHPNVGRETSVIVDYPFITGRSTPDSVLTGEMIVKLLETGGPRRWGWATARQS from the coding sequence ATGAGCAAATCGATCCTGATCGTACTTTCGGAATGGGGTTTTTGGGGGGAGGAACTTGTGGGGCCTTTGGAACAGTTCGACAGGGCGGGCTACCGATCCGTGTTCTGCACGCCGACGGGCAGACGCGCCCATGCTCTGCCTCCCAGCATGGATCCCGAGTTCGAGGATCCGCCTCTCGGCAAGAGCGTGACATCCCGTGAGACGGCCGAAAAGGTCAAGGCTGTCGAAGACGCTTCGAACCCGCGTCTGGACAACCCGAGGAACCTGTCGGCGATATTTCCGGAACGCCCCTACTGGAGCGACAGGGAAGAAATCCGGTACATGGACGAAAGCGGCGAGCTCGAGACCGTGAAGTCGCCGCTACGGAAGTGGGAACGCTATTATTCGTTGCGCGCCAAGGCCCAGCGGGAAACGGCGGACGAGTTCGACGCGCTGCTGATCGTCGGGGGCAGCGGTCCGATGATCGATCTTGTGAACAACTACCGCGTCCACGACCTCATCCTTGGATTCCTGGAGCAGGACAAGCCGATCGCGGCCGAGTGCTACGGGGTCGCCTGCCTTGCCCAGGCCCGCAATTTCGACGACAGCAGGAGCATCATCTGGGGAAAGCATGTGACCGGCCACGCCAAGGAATACGACTACAAGGACAATACAGGGGTGCTCGATCCGGAAACGGGGCGGATCCTGACCCGGGCTTCGGGCAACTGGGTGAACCTCGGCCCGCCCTTCTACACCCTGGAGTATATGCTGCGCGACGCCGTCGGCCCCGACGGGCAGTTTCATCCCAACGTCGGCCGCGAGACATCGGTCATCGTCGACTATCCGTTCATCACCGGACGCTCCACCCCGGACTCGGTCCTGACCGGCGAGATGATCGTGAAGCTCCTGGAAACAGGCGGTCCACGCCGGTGGGGCTGGGCCACCGCCAGGCAGTCGTGA
- a CDS encoding thiamine pyrophosphate-binding protein yields MDKNTGRFALLRQLLADGVTSLFGNPGSSEQNLLDALRDEEFQSIRYYLSLHEGTAVAMADAYARSLRTPAVVQLHSYAGLANGLGMMYYARRGYTPLVVVAGEAGLRYEALDGQMAADLVTIAKPFVKSDHNGPCAWRVADSGSLLRLLRRAFKAAATPPMGPVLLVLPMDVLDQPNTEPIVATRPVYSRIAPDAGVIGNAARLLSGATNPLILMGDGIAASNAQDELVAVAERLGAVVWGANCSEVNMPASHPLFAGYGGHMFGEVSRKYTALADAVLICGTTVMPEVFPSIEGIFAADARIVQFDLNTSEIAKNFPVTVGALADPKPALGMLATALDDVMGAAEKKEAGERIRRIEAQKRREREQLRASDAAVRDRTPLRASRFFEDLAGRVPDDALIFDEALTHSPELLRTLPQDKPGTYFQTRAGMLGTGLPGGLGLKVAHPDRVVVSVVGDGGSMQTIQALSTAARHNIGTKFVVCNNRSYRILKYNLRQYWKDHNQPTDQAFPDAFDLARPILRFDTLAQGQGVDAVRVEKPEEIAPALDRAFGDDRPFLIDVVLDSGL; encoded by the coding sequence ATGGACAAGAACACCGGACGCTTCGCACTGCTTCGGCAATTGCTCGCAGATGGCGTCACTTCTTTGTTCGGCAACCCCGGCTCTTCGGAGCAGAACCTCCTCGATGCCCTTCGCGACGAGGAATTTCAGTCGATCCGGTACTACCTTTCGCTTCACGAAGGCACCGCGGTGGCCATGGCCGATGCGTACGCGCGCTCTCTCCGCACCCCTGCCGTCGTGCAACTGCACAGCTACGCGGGCCTGGCGAACGGCCTGGGCATGATGTACTACGCGCGGCGGGGATACACGCCGCTGGTGGTCGTCGCCGGAGAAGCAGGCCTCAGGTACGAGGCGCTTGACGGACAGATGGCGGCCGACCTCGTTACGATTGCCAAACCTTTCGTCAAGTCGGACCACAACGGCCCGTGTGCGTGGCGGGTGGCGGACTCCGGCTCCCTGCTCCGGCTCCTGCGCCGCGCTTTCAAGGCCGCCGCCACTCCTCCGATGGGACCCGTCCTTCTCGTTTTGCCCATGGATGTCCTCGACCAACCGAATACCGAACCCATCGTTGCGACCCGGCCCGTATATTCCCGGATTGCGCCGGACGCGGGCGTCATCGGCAATGCCGCCCGGCTTCTCTCCGGGGCGACGAATCCCCTGATCTTGATGGGCGACGGAATCGCGGCATCCAACGCACAGGACGAGCTCGTCGCCGTGGCCGAGCGGCTCGGCGCCGTCGTTTGGGGGGCGAACTGCTCGGAAGTCAACATGCCGGCGTCTCACCCGTTGTTTGCGGGTTACGGCGGGCACATGTTCGGGGAAGTCAGCCGGAAATACACGGCTTTGGCCGACGCGGTCCTGATCTGCGGAACCACCGTGATGCCCGAAGTGTTTCCGTCGATCGAAGGGATTTTCGCCGCGGATGCCCGGATCGTCCAGTTCGACCTCAACACGAGCGAGATCGCGAAGAATTTTCCCGTGACGGTAGGGGCCTTGGCCGACCCGAAACCGGCGCTCGGCATGCTTGCCACGGCACTCGACGACGTCATGGGGGCGGCTGAAAAGAAAGAGGCCGGCGAGCGGATAAGGCGCATCGAGGCTCAGAAGCGCCGCGAACGGGAGCAACTTCGGGCAAGCGATGCCGCCGTGCGCGACCGGACGCCCCTTCGGGCCTCACGCTTCTTCGAGGATCTTGCCGGCCGGGTGCCCGACGATGCGCTGATCTTCGATGAGGCTCTGACACATTCCCCGGAGCTGCTGCGCACTCTGCCCCAGGACAAACCGGGCACGTACTTCCAAACGCGAGCCGGAATGCTCGGAACCGGCCTCCCGGGGGGGCTTGGACTGAAGGTGGCGCACCCGGACAGGGTGGTCGTCAGCGTCGTCGGCGACGGGGGAAGCATGCAGACGATCCAGGCGCTGAGCACCGCCGCCCGTCACAACATCGGGACGAAATTCGTCGTGTGCAACAACCGGAGCTATCGCATCCTGAAATACAATCTGCGGCAGTACTGGAAGGACCACAACCAGCCAACCGATCAGGCGTTCCCGGACGCTTTCGACCTTGCGAGGCCGATCCTGCGCTTCGATACGTTGGCTCAGGGGCAGGGAGTCGATGCCGTTCGCGTGGAAAAACCGGAGGAGATCGCTCCGGCCCTGGACCGTGCGTTTGGCGACGACCGGCCGTTCCTGATCGACGTCGTT
- a CDS encoding thermonuclease family protein codes for MSLGFYRLIKGRLLVHSRQSPDGDSMRFTANDMSLFQGLPRFSAPGEAGGIESYQLRLQAIDTPELHYGGAGQPHGMESRNGFLGWLGVEPSGWDWEVAPSGFHWEQDAAVLCDAFEGHGRPIVFVLKGLDAQDGSDVKLTSSLLAETYNHHAVTTGLAYLGLYSGGLSFEIQSALIAAYKEARDSKAGLWTLDKTSRFTVNTLDDIGPEQGSLIYPKVFRRCVDALRWAGGEFEPGRDVDDFLAVSPHENDQFVVHAAHGGRLKSRLSDVLEQVNNQIKIQVDLNTVEFVSK; via the coding sequence ATGTCTCTGGGGTTCTATCGATTGATCAAGGGACGGCTGCTCGTGCATTCAAGACAGTCACCGGACGGCGACAGCATGCGGTTCACGGCAAACGACATGTCACTGTTCCAGGGGCTTCCTCGCTTTTCGGCGCCCGGCGAGGCCGGGGGCATAGAAAGCTATCAGCTCCGGCTCCAGGCCATCGATACGCCCGAGCTCCACTACGGCGGAGCCGGCCAGCCACACGGCATGGAGAGCCGGAACGGGTTTCTCGGATGGCTGGGCGTGGAGCCGTCGGGTTGGGACTGGGAGGTGGCGCCGTCAGGGTTCCATTGGGAGCAGGATGCGGCCGTCCTGTGCGATGCCTTTGAAGGCCACGGCCGACCGATCGTTTTTGTCCTGAAGGGACTGGACGCGCAAGACGGCTCCGATGTAAAGCTGACGAGCTCGCTGCTGGCCGAAACGTACAATCACCACGCCGTGACGACGGGACTGGCCTATCTCGGTCTCTATTCCGGAGGGCTCTCGTTCGAGATCCAGTCAGCCCTCATTGCCGCCTACAAGGAGGCCAGGGATTCGAAAGCAGGGCTCTGGACATTGGACAAGACGAGCCGCTTTACCGTCAACACGCTCGACGACATCGGCCCCGAGCAGGGGAGCCTCATTTACCCGAAAGTCTTCCGGCGCTGCGTCGATGCGCTGCGGTGGGCAGGCGGGGAGTTTGAGCCGGGACGGGACGTTGATGATTTCCTCGCGGTCTCCCCGCACGAGAACGATCAATTCGTCGTTCACGCCGCTCACGGCGGCCGGCTGAAGAGCAGGCTCAGCGACGTCCTGGAGCAGGTCAACAACCAGATCAAGATCCAGGTCGACCTCAATACGGTTGAGTTTGTTTCCAAGTAG
- a CDS encoding amidohydrolase family protein, producing the protein MRIDCHCHVFNNDCIPVKGLLQSRFGIVVGGRLSDWLIDAGKDGAISFLDAFRSRFSMDFDSLLGSLTDPSEKDGIRYLLEHPGQFVRFFLAGKRSVREIVADMIEKADDIDLWVPLMMDTQSAYEGSSPLCGFDEQKRIMMEVTAEARGRVLPFFAYDPRSRPVEAVRAAIEHEGFVGVKLYPPMGFKPCGNEEPAVEGNLQDLYEYCAAGRSDPIPIAAHCSWSDGVTSNRKAHGVNKHKEYYREMAHPSHWEGVLAKHGNLKLNLAHFGGAGEWERRALTGPLPAGKKNWADTILKLMKDHENVYTDLSFHGILVGNVRKAYSRALLETIQGVEEKVLLGSDWYMSALQCGLEDYWLRFKEAFPNQFNDMTGRNAVRFLRSEATKTFLPDFLASRNGYQSKYLEPFRDS; encoded by the coding sequence ATGAGGATCGATTGTCACTGTCATGTGTTCAACAACGATTGCATCCCCGTCAAGGGGCTCCTGCAGAGCCGGTTCGGCATTGTCGTCGGGGGTCGCCTGTCCGACTGGCTCATCGATGCCGGGAAGGACGGCGCCATATCCTTCCTCGATGCGTTTCGAAGCCGATTTTCCATGGATTTCGATTCACTGCTCGGCTCCCTCACGGATCCGTCCGAGAAGGACGGCATCCGCTATCTGCTCGAACACCCGGGCCAATTCGTCCGGTTCTTTCTGGCCGGCAAAAGGAGTGTTCGCGAAATCGTGGCGGATATGATCGAAAAGGCCGATGACATCGACCTATGGGTTCCTCTGATGATGGATACGCAGAGCGCCTACGAAGGGAGTTCCCCGCTGTGCGGTTTCGATGAGCAGAAGCGGATTATGATGGAAGTGACGGCGGAAGCGCGGGGCCGGGTGCTGCCCTTTTTTGCTTACGATCCGAGATCGAGGCCCGTTGAAGCCGTGCGGGCGGCCATAGAGCACGAGGGGTTCGTCGGCGTAAAGCTCTATCCGCCCATGGGATTCAAGCCGTGCGGCAATGAAGAACCGGCGGTGGAAGGCAACCTTCAAGACTTGTACGAGTATTGCGCCGCCGGAAGATCGGACCCCATACCCATCGCCGCTCATTGCAGCTGGAGCGACGGCGTCACTTCGAACAGAAAAGCCCATGGGGTGAACAAACACAAGGAATACTACCGGGAAATGGCCCATCCGTCTCACTGGGAGGGGGTGCTTGCGAAACACGGGAACCTGAAGCTGAACCTGGCCCATTTCGGCGGCGCCGGGGAATGGGAGAGACGGGCGCTGACAGGGCCGTTGCCGGCGGGGAAGAAGAACTGGGCGGACACCATTTTGAAGCTCATGAAGGACCATGAAAACGTGTACACGGACCTGTCCTTTCATGGAATCCTCGTGGGAAACGTCCGGAAAGCCTACAGCAGGGCGTTGCTGGAGACGATTCAAGGCGTCGAGGAAAAGGTCCTTCTTGGGAGCGACTGGTATATGTCGGCCCTCCAGTGCGGGCTCGAGGATTACTGGCTCCGCTTCAAGGAAGCTTTTCCAAACCAGTTCAATGACATGACCGGACGGAACGCGGTCCGGTTTCTCCGATCCGAGGCGACGAAAACGTTTCTGCCCGATTTTCTCGCTTCTCGGAACGGGTACCAAAGCAAATACCTGGAGCCTTTTCGGGATTCATGA
- a CDS encoding serine hydrolase, with the protein MNIRRPRRIRHGVIATLLLLQVTSLTAPAAAAAPSRREAIPAPSSTKWSRQDLKTKVDALVQPVMDSGYAVGYAIGLIQGKETLILGYGRTAKDSGRTPDGRTLFQVGSITKTFVGVQLADLARRNIVRVDDPIGMYLPEFVSVPEWGERKITLLDLATHRSGLPGLPADFLTSPSTATLGGEYTMTQLLKWLSSYRLTRAPGERFEYSNVGIAILGHIVGNIQGKTWEQSCLDTICTPLGMKDTRTVLTPEQQSRLARGHRADLDPVPLEEIGVMGPGGSLISSVEDLSIYVRAHLALIDTPLRTAMDIAMAGHASAEPIGEMGLCWIRLIRPDTNVVFYVGDTFGYLAAVIFDLQKKTGVIVLGNQDSTVNQDLAFQLWALLDGRQVEPLKLRKASEVAADSLIPYTGTYLVERSDDQRKENTDKTATVALYGEGLKVLLPGQFRARLFRESEDRFFLKGVSDAVATVAFIRDDKGRVGAMSIFYNGQTRVLKKIR; encoded by the coding sequence ATGAACATCCGCAGACCACGGCGAATCCGCCATGGGGTCATCGCAACCCTGTTGCTCCTCCAGGTGACGTCGCTGACCGCTCCCGCCGCGGCGGCGGCGCCTTCCCGCCGGGAGGCCATTCCCGCCCCGTCCTCCACCAAGTGGTCCCGCCAGGACCTCAAAACCAAAGTCGATGCCCTGGTTCAACCCGTAATGGACTCGGGATACGCCGTGGGGTATGCCATCGGCCTCATCCAGGGCAAGGAAACGCTCATCCTCGGATACGGCAGAACGGCCAAGGATTCGGGCCGCACGCCGGACGGGCGCACCCTGTTTCAGGTCGGCTCCATCACGAAAACGTTCGTCGGAGTCCAGCTCGCCGACCTGGCCCGCAGGAACATCGTCCGGGTGGATGACCCCATCGGGATGTATCTTCCTGAATTCGTATCCGTTCCCGAATGGGGCGAACGCAAGATCACGCTGCTCGATCTTGCCACGCATCGTTCGGGGCTTCCCGGGCTCCCGGCGGATTTCCTGACCTCTCCCTCCACCGCTACTTTGGGTGGAGAATACACCATGACGCAGCTGCTCAAATGGCTTTCCTCCTACCGGTTGACCCGGGCTCCCGGAGAGCGTTTCGAGTACAGCAACGTCGGCATCGCCATTCTGGGGCATATTGTCGGCAACATTCAAGGCAAAACGTGGGAGCAATCCTGCCTGGATACCATCTGCACGCCCCTCGGCATGAAAGACACCCGCACGGTGCTCACCCCCGAACAGCAGTCGCGTCTTGCCCGCGGACACCGTGCCGACCTGGATCCCGTTCCGCTGGAGGAAATAGGCGTGATGGGCCCCGGCGGGTCATTGATTTCCTCGGTCGAGGATTTGTCCATCTACGTTCGCGCCCACCTGGCGCTCATCGACACACCGCTCAGAACGGCCATGGACATCGCCATGGCGGGGCACGCGAGCGCGGAGCCCATCGGCGAGATGGGCCTGTGCTGGATCCGACTGATACGGCCCGATACCAACGTGGTCTTCTACGTGGGTGACACGTTCGGCTACCTGGCCGCCGTGATATTCGACCTGCAGAAGAAAACAGGCGTCATCGTGCTCGGAAACCAGGACTCGACGGTGAACCAGGACCTGGCCTTTCAGCTCTGGGCGCTCCTGGACGGCAGGCAAGTCGAACCGCTCAAGCTGCGCAAGGCCTCCGAGGTTGCCGCGGATTCACTGATCCCTTACACGGGGACGTACCTGGTCGAACGCAGCGACGACCAACGCAAGGAAAACACGGACAAGACGGCAACCGTGGCATTGTACGGAGAAGGCCTCAAGGTCCTGCTCCCCGGGCAGTTCCGCGCCCGGCTTTTCCGCGAATCCGAAGACCGGTTCTTCCTCAAGGGAGTCTCCGACGCGGTGGCCACCGTGGCTTTTATTCGGGACGACAAAGGGCGAGTGGGCGCCATGAGCATCTTCTACAACGGCCAAACCCGTGTATTGAAAAAGATCCGGTGA